In Treponema sp. OMZ 798, the following proteins share a genomic window:
- a CDS encoding ABC transporter permease, with protein sequence MTKAEESWDLIIEPKRKLLDIPIRDVIRYRDLIALFIKRDFVTQYKQTILGPLWFIINPLISTVMYAFVFGNLAKLSTDGVPHILFYYAGTMLWSFFAGCFTDATNIFVNNASLFGKVYFPRLTVPISNIAGNVTRILVQFLCLMGFFVYYLVTSDILRPSLLALLFPLILIWIAAVATGMGMVISALTTKYKDLRLLVNFALNLAMYATAVVYPVSQIPQRFHWVLYANPMNAPIELFRVLFYGAGGIPMQAIISSILLTFFFLFLGLIMFNQNERNFIDVV encoded by the coding sequence ATAACAAAAGCGGAAGAATCGTGGGATTTAATTATTGAACCCAAACGAAAACTCTTGGATATACCTATACGAGATGTAATAAGATATAGGGACTTGATTGCTCTTTTTATAAAGAGAGATTTTGTTACACAGTATAAGCAGACTATTTTGGGCCCCTTATGGTTTATTATCAATCCGCTTATTTCGACGGTCATGTATGCCTTTGTATTCGGTAATTTGGCAAAGTTAAGTACTGACGGCGTTCCGCATATTTTATTTTATTATGCCGGAACTATGTTATGGTCTTTTTTTGCAGGTTGTTTCACCGATGCAACGAATATTTTTGTAAATAATGCATCTTTATTTGGAAAGGTTTATTTTCCTCGTCTTACCGTTCCTATAAGTAATATTGCCGGTAATGTAACAAGAATATTGGTGCAATTTTTGTGTTTAATGGGCTTTTTTGTTTATTATTTAGTAACTTCAGATATTTTAAGACCTTCTTTGTTAGCTCTTCTTTTTCCTCTTATTTTGATTTGGATTGCAGCTGTTGCAACAGGCATGGGGATGGTTATCTCGGCTTTAACAACTAAGTATAAAGATTTAAGACTCCTAGTAAATTTTGCCTTAAATCTTGCAATGTATGCTACGGCTGTAGTTTATCCTGTATCTCAAATTCCTCAAAGGTTCCATTGGGTCTTATATGCTAACCCCATGAATGCTCCTATTGAACTTTTTAGGGTTTTGTTTTATGGGGCCGGTGGGATTCCAATGCAAGCAATTATTTCGAGTATTTTGCTGACTTTTTTCTTTTTATTTTTAGGGCTTATTATGTTTAATCAAAATGAGCGTAACTTTATTGATGTGGTGTAA
- a CDS encoding ATP-binding protein: MQKAKLKEIYLSQAESIKNTDDGVFRFALNFLPDIKNHALVISGVRRCGKSTLLRQFIKKAGKPFFYLNFDDLRLLEFSVSDYGILDEIIDETGIKLIFFDEIQTAVNWELYVRQKLDQGFKVVLTGSNASLLSRELGTKLTGRHIVKELFPFSYSEYLTFSKTKRGYNSFKKYFQMGGFPEYLKLKNPEILTQLQKDILYRDIAVRYNVWDERSLQRLYIFLASHAGSLISPSKLKNVAGVKSHTTILEYFSYFENSYLLSLVQKFAWSQKAQSLAPKKVYFTDIGFIRTAGFAFSENAGHILENFVFNELRRKYGSFDDKQIYYYNEGNCECDFVINPYTTPMCIQVCLKLEHDNTEREIKGLLSAMDFFKLKKGIILTENSHDVFVQEDKRVEIMPAWEYFE, translated from the coding sequence ATGCAAAAGGCGAAATTAAAAGAGATATATTTAAGTCAGGCTGAAAGTATAAAGAATACCGATGACGGTGTTTTTCGATTTGCTTTAAATTTTCTTCCTGATATAAAAAATCATGCTCTTGTTATAAGCGGTGTAAGAAGGTGCGGTAAAAGCACTTTATTGCGTCAATTTATAAAAAAGGCCGGAAAACCGTTTTTCTATTTAAATTTTGATGATTTGCGTCTGCTTGAATTTTCCGTTTCGGACTATGGAATCTTAGACGAAATAATAGATGAAACCGGTATAAAACTCATCTTTTTTGATGAAATTCAAACTGCAGTAAACTGGGAACTGTATGTACGCCAAAAACTTGATCAAGGTTTTAAAGTGGTACTTACGGGTTCCAATGCTTCACTTTTAAGCAGGGAGCTGGGGACAAAACTGACAGGAAGACATATTGTTAAAGAACTTTTTCCTTTTTCATATTCCGAATACTTAACTTTTTCAAAGACAAAAAGAGGATATAATTCTTTTAAGAAATATTTTCAAATGGGCGGTTTTCCTGAGTATTTAAAATTAAAAAACCCCGAAATTTTAACACAGCTTCAAAAAGATATTTTATACAGGGATATAGCTGTCAGGTACAATGTATGGGATGAACGCTCTTTACAAAGACTCTATATTTTTTTAGCTTCACATGCAGGTTCTTTGATTTCTCCCAGCAAACTAAAAAATGTTGCCGGTGTAAAATCTCATACGACAATTTTGGAATATTTTTCGTACTTTGAAAACTCGTATTTATTGAGTTTGGTTCAAAAATTTGCATGGTCGCAAAAAGCGCAAAGCCTTGCACCGAAAAAAGTTTATTTTACGGATATAGGTTTTATACGCACCGCCGGTTTTGCGTTTAGTGAAAATGCCGGGCATATTTTAGAAAACTTCGTATTTAACGAGTTGCGTAGAAAATACGGCAGTTTTGACGATAAGCAAATTTATTATTATAACGAAGGTAATTGTGAATGTGATTTTGTTATCAATCCGTATACTACCCCTATGTGTATTCAAGTGTGCTTAAAATTGGAGCATGATAACACGGAGCGGGAAATAAAAGGCTTGTTATCTGCAATGGATTTTTTCAAATTGAAAAAAGGAATAATCCTTACGGAAAATTCGCATGATGTTTTTGTGCAGGAAGACAAAAGAGTTGAAATCATGCCTGCATGGGAATATTTTGAATAA